The DNA segment GCTCACAAATAATAGCTTGTAATAGTTTCTCCATCATCTATCTTACCACCTGGAAAATACCAAATAGTATTATCACGTACTCTTACAAGAAGGATTTTATTATCCTTGACACAAACTAAATCCGAAGTTTTTATACTTTTTTTTACTATTGTATATTTTTGAATATTAATGATTACAAAAAAATAAAAATATCTCTAGCCTAAAAAGCATTGTTAAAATTTTTTCTATAAATATATACTGATTGAAATTTTAAAGATTTTATTTTTAATATGAATATAGTCGAATTGCTAAAAGCCGTTATACAACAAAAGCTTATAATCCAACAAAAAAGTTAACAGCCTAACTCATTCAGCAGATAAAAGATATCCTTAGATTTACATCATCAAGTGTAAACTCCCAACCTTGGCACTTTATCCTAGCGACTTCTGATCAAGCAAAAGCTAAAATTGCAGAAGCAGCTGAAAATATTCATCCTAAAAATGTAGCTAAATTTTATAACCTAATTAGGTCACAATAAATTACTTAAAGATTAAACTAAAAAATTAATTGAATATTAAATAATTAGTTAGATGGCTTGTTATAAACGAATATTGTGGAAGTATAGAAAGATAAGTTTTATCATTAAATTCTCTTAAAATATAAGAGAGTGTCTTAGTGATCCAATCTTTTGGAGCCACTTGACGCTAAACTTTGGATTCTTTTTACTTTCTTATATACTTGGCGTATTTCATACAATCCTTGCGCGTCAAGTAGTGATATATTTGATATCTGGATCAAATTCAGCATACTCAATAAAATCATCTATAAAATTAGAATATTCCTCTTATCTAAGTACTTAGGCTTTTCAATAACTGCAACATATATTTTTTAATAGTGGCAAAAGTTTTTTTTCCTTAAATTTTATAATGTTGATAATCAATTAAGTTTATTTTCATGATATTCCTTCAACTTTTGAATATTTCCTTAGTAATATTACTTACCAAACAACTCTGTCTTATGACTGTCAGTTGAAACTGATGTATCCATTATAATTTTATAGATAGGCCAGGTTCATTAATTCATGACATATAGTAAAAATAGCATCGATTTTGCATAACTTTCTATTATTTGGATCAAACTTTTTATTAGATGATTTATACTTTTCTAGTTTATGATTTTCTTTGTAATTATACATTTTATATCTTCTAAAACTGCAAATTTTCCTCCTACTAATTCATCTAGAACATCTCTGAATTCTTCTTTTGAAAGATCTTTTAGAAAAAAAATTTCCATCACCAAGAGAAAAATTTGTTTTTATTACATTCCTCATAAAACTTATATATCCTCAAAATTATCATCTATATTTTCTCCTAATATTAATAAATTAATATTAATAAATTTAGGCAGATATTCTCTTGTATCATCATAAGCCCAAAGTGCAACTCTCTGAAAAGCTTCATCTTTATCAAGAATATTAGGTAAATCAATAATATTACCACTCTTTTAAAGCTCTACCATAAACTCAGCTTGATCATCGGAAAAAGCTTTTTTAAAATTCTTTCCTATAATCAATATTGTTAGAAAAAAAGATTTTATACACAACCATCTTATTTTTTCCAATTTAGAATCTGTAATGATGTAATAAATAGCAAAACTTTGCCATAAAAAATTTGCACTGAAAAACATAGGTATCATTAGGCTTGCCATTAACATTTTCACGTAAATACCCAACTAATCTTTATATCGAAAACTTTTTCTTTAAGAGTCATTATAGTATCTCCATCTTAAGAAGATTCAGTATAAGCATCTCCAAAAAAATTATATATCCTTCGAATACTATATTCTCATCAGAATTTAAATGATATATTACTAAGATATTTAAGATTTTCTTCCTTTATAATTAAGTTCATATCTATTCCTTAGGTACTCTACATATTTTTGTATCAAAGCATTAATAATTACAGGAGTATCTACATATTCTAAACTTTTCCACGTAGCATATTTTAAATCTCTATCAGCACTACCTGCATTTATCTTACTAACCTACATACCTTTTATTTTTTTAATTGAATCTACTATAGGTAGAGCATCTACTTACAAAGACCTATTTATATTATTAATATAACCAGTCTCCATGCTTAATAGCTACATATTTTATATCTTCACTCCAAGTATTATATTGCCCAGTTCCTACTATTTTATCTAAAGTGGATAACTAGTTTTTAACATTAAATTCTCTATTAAATATTCCACCATACTTAAGTTCTTTTTAAAGACGATATGGTTTTAAAATGGTTCAAATTTGGCAATCGTTGTATAAATCTAAAAGCTGGCTAAATTCTTTTTGTTGTTCCTCAGGAATATATTATAATTACCGTAAAAAAATTCCTAACTAAATATTCTGCAGTTATCATAAGTAAGTCTGGATAATATACCTTAAATTAAAAAATAAAAGAGAATATTACGTAGAAATTACTATAGGTTTGTTAAAATCTAGACAAAATACCATATATAAAAAAATAGTATAGATAACCTAACCCAAAGCCTCTTTCTTCTCTAAAGTCTTAGCATAAAGCTCTTGATACTTAGCAAGCTTTTCTTGCTCTGCAGCAACTACAGCCTCTGGTGCATTTGATACAAATCTTTCATTAGATAGATTCTTTTTAACTCTAGTTACTTCGCCTTTTAGCTTGTCTAGCTCTTTATCTAATCTTGCTTTCTCAGCTTCAATATCAACCAAACCTGCTAATGAGATATTTAGTTCAAGCCCCTCAACAATTTGTGATAAAGATGTTGGTGGATTATCATTAAACTCAATATTATTTACTCTCGCTAAAGCTTTTATAAATCCTTCAGTTTGCGCTAGATACTCTTTATCCTTATCTGCAACATCTTTAACAATTAGAGAAATCTCTAAAGATGGCTTGATACCCACTTCACTACGCATATTACGCAAAGTAGTTACAACATTTTGTAGCCATGTGATAGTTTTTTCAGCTTCTGGTGCCTCTAAATCTTGATTAGCTACAGGATAAGATACATCCATAATTGTATCTTTAGCATCATCTAAGTAGGCTTTTAACTGCTGATAGATACTCTCTGTAATAAATGGTATAAGTGGATGCGCTAATGCTGAAATATTCTCTAAAACCTTAGTAAGTGTATATTTAACACCATTTTTTTGGCTTTGAGATAGTGACTCATCTTTCAAAGCAACCTTAGCAAACTCTACATACCAGTCACAGTACTTATTCCATACAAAGTCATAAATAGTATTTGCCACCAAATCAAAACGATAGTTAGCAAGGTGTCTATGTACATCTACAATTGCTATGTTCAAAACACTCCAAATCCACTTATCAGCAATACCTAACTCATAATCATCACAAATCTTATAACTATCAAGATTCATCATCACAAATCTTGAAGCATTCCAAAGTTTGTTACAGAAATTGCGATAACCCTCAACTCTCGCAGTATCAAAGCTAATATCACGCGATGTAGAAGCTAATGCTGCATAAGTAAATCTCACTGCATCGGCACCATAAGCATTAATACCTTCTGGGAACTCTTTCTTAGTCACTTTCGCAATCTTTGCTTTCATTTGTGGTTGCATTAGACCCTTAGTTCTCTTCTTAAGTAACTCATCTAGCGAAATACCATCTATCAAATCTACAGGATCTAAAACATTACCTTTAGATTTTGACATCTTCTGACCTTCGCTATCACGGATAAGACCAGTAATATAAATATCTCTAAACGGCACATCATTCATAAAGTACATGCCAAACATCATCATTCTAGCAACCCAGAAGAAGATAATATCAAAACCTGTTACCAGCACACTTGTTGGATAATATTTTGCAAGCTCTGAAGTCTCCTCAGGCCAGCCTAGAGTACTAAAAGGCCATAGTGCCGATGAAAACCATGTATCAAAGACACCTTCATCTTGCTTGATAGCTACATCATCATTTAGATTATATTTAACTCTAATATCAGCTTCATCCTCACCAACATATATATTACCATCTTCATCATACCATGCTGGGATTCTATGCCCCCACCATAGCTGCCTTGACACACACCAGTCTTGAATATCTCTCATCCAAGCAAAATAGGTGTTTTTCCAGTTATCTGGCACAAATCTTACATCACCCTTCTCTACAGCTTCGATAGCTGGTCTTGCAAGTACATCAGTTTTGATAAACCATTGTTTAGTTAAATATGGCTCTAACACTTCTCCTGTTCTATCACCTGTTGGTACTTTAAGCGTATGTGGCTCAATCTTATCTAAAAGACCTAAAGCTTCCATATCAGCAACTATTTGTTTACGCGCTTCAAATCTATCTAAGCCTTGGTATTTTGATGGTACATTGGTATTTAGAGTTGCATCATCAGTTAAGATATTTAGCACAGGTAGATTATGTCTTTTACCTATTTCATAATCATTAAAATCATGAGCTGGGGTGATTTTGACACAACCTGTACCAAAATCTTTCTCAACATAATCATCAGCAATAATTGGAATCTGTCTATCTGTAAGCGGTAGATTTATCATCTGACCAACTAAATGCCTATATCTCTCATCTTCGGGATGAATTGCCACTGCCATATCACCAAACATTGTCTCAGGACGAGTTGTCGCAATTATGACTTTCTCATCACTATCAGCTACCGGATAGACAAAATACCAAAGCGAGCCTTGTTTATCTACTTGAGCAACTTCTAGGTCTGATACCGCTGTCTTTAGCTTAGGGTCCCAATTTACTAGTCTCTCACCACGATATGCTAAACCATCTTCATATAGTTTGATAAAACATTTCTTAACCGCATTAGAAAGACCTTCATCCATTGTGAATCTCTCACGATCCCAATCTGGAGATGCTCCAATTCGACGCATTTGCAATGTTATAGTGCCACCTGATAGCTCTTTCCATTCCCAAACCTTGCTAACAAAATTTTCACGCCCTAAGTCATTTTTTGAGATCCCTTGAGCATTAAGCTGTCTTTCAACAACCATTTGTGTAGCGATACCTGCATGATCAGTACCTGGTTGCCATAGAGTATCTTTGCCAGACATTCTGTTATAACGGATAAGGATATCCATAAGTGTTATCTGAAAACCGTGTCCCATATGCAAAGTTCCTGTGACATTTGGAGGCGGTAACATTATTGTATAAGTATCTTTTGAATCAATATTGCCACAAGCAAACTTACCTGTTGTTTCCCAGTTTTGGTAGTTTGACTGTTCAATTTCTTTAGGATTGTAATTTTTATTAATTTCTTGAGTCATTTATAACGCCGTAAATATCTAAGTTTATAGAAAAAATTAATGTCAATAATTTTAGCAAAGTTATTTTAAAAGTACTATTATTGACTAATTAAATAATATTAATTGTGTGTTATTAATAATCCTCTTATAGCTTACTAACTATATTATCTTGAATGGTAGTTATCTCTAGATTAGATTTTTTATAGTAAACATACTTTTTACGCGAAGCTTGCAATGCTCTATCTTCTTGATATACAAACTCTTTTAGCTCTTTGACTTTAACTCGCTGTGGATCGACAGCTACTTCCATAATATTGATTAAAACATCATACCCTGTTGTGATAAATAGATTATCAGTAATAAGTATTGGAATATTTTTATATTGGTTATACTCTCTAGCATTTATAGCACAATGATGCGGTATAAAAGAGTCTTGCCCATCTTGCCATAGTTTATCATCAAGTTGTTTCGCAATACCTGTAGGCGCTAAAATTGCGATTGTCTTTTGCAAACTATATTCTTTGACAACTACGACAATTAAGACATCTAGGATTTGATCAATATTTTGTGTTTGTAAAACTCTAAACTCTACTTTCATCGTAA comes from the Francisella persica ATCC VR-331 genome and includes:
- a CDS encoding DNA polymerase III subunit chi, encoding MKVEFRVLQTQNIDQILDVLIVVVVKEYSLQKTIAILAPTGIAKQLDDKLWQDGQDSFIPHHCAINAREYNQYKNIPILITDNLFITTGYDVLINIMEVAVDPQRVKVKELKEFVYQEDRALQASRKKYVYYKKSNLEITTIQDNIVSKL
- a CDS encoding valine--tRNA ligase — protein: MTQEINKNYNPKEIEQSNYQNWETTGKFACGNIDSKDTYTIMLPPPNVTGTLHMGHGFQITLMDILIRYNRMSGKDTLWQPGTDHAGIATQMVVERQLNAQGISKNDLGRENFVSKVWEWKELSGGTITLQMRRIGASPDWDRERFTMDEGLSNAVKKCFIKLYEDGLAYRGERLVNWDPKLKTAVSDLEVAQVDKQGSLWYFVYPVADSDEKVIIATTRPETMFGDMAVAIHPEDERYRHLVGQMINLPLTDRQIPIIADDYVEKDFGTGCVKITPAHDFNDYEIGKRHNLPVLNILTDDATLNTNVPSKYQGLDRFEARKQIVADMEALGLLDKIEPHTLKVPTGDRTGEVLEPYLTKQWFIKTDVLARPAIEAVEKGDVRFVPDNWKNTYFAWMRDIQDWCVSRQLWWGHRIPAWYDEDGNIYVGEDEADIRVKYNLNDDVAIKQDEGVFDTWFSSALWPFSTLGWPEETSELAKYYPTSVLVTGFDIIFFWVARMMMFGMYFMNDVPFRDIYITGLIRDSEGQKMSKSKGNVLDPVDLIDGISLDELLKKRTKGLMQPQMKAKIAKVTKKEFPEGINAYGADAVRFTYAALASTSRDISFDTARVEGYRNFCNKLWNASRFVMMNLDSYKICDDYELGIADKWIWSVLNIAIVDVHRHLANYRFDLVANTIYDFVWNKYCDWYVEFAKVALKDESLSQSQKNGVKYTLTKVLENISALAHPLIPFITESIYQQLKAYLDDAKDTIMDVSYPVANQDLEAPEAEKTITWLQNVVTTLRNMRSEVGIKPSLEISLIVKDVADKDKEYLAQTEGFIKALARVNNIEFNDNPPTSLSQIVEGLELNISLAGLVDIEAEKARLDKELDKLKGEVTRVKKNLSNERFVSNAPEAVVAAEQEKLAKYQELYAKTLEKKEALG